Proteins from one Pontibacter korlensis genomic window:
- a CDS encoding SulP family inorganic anion transporter yields MKQYLRLFDFSQKVDYKVEILAGLTVAMTMIPESLSFAILAGFPPLVGLYAAFIMGLVTAVLGGRPGMVSGGAGATAVVLIALMQSHGLEYVFAAVALAGIIQILVGVFKLGKFIRLVPQPVMYGFVNGLAVIIFMSQVEQFKAVEDGTVSWLSGSALYIMAGLVALTIAIIVLLPRVTKAVPPSLVAIIVVFLVVLGFGIDTKLVADIAGVSGALPPFHIPSVPFTLETLQVIFPYALIMAGVGLTESLLTLNLVDEITGTRGQGNRECVAQGSANLLNGFFYGMGGCAMIAQTLVNLSAGARARLAGIVSATTILVIILVGAPVIERVPMAALVGVMIMVAVGTFEWISFRIINKMPKQDVFVGILVAVITIWLHNLALAVLIGVIISALVFAWESAKRIRARKYVDENGVKHYEIFGPLFFGSVTAFSEKFDVLNDPDEVIVDFRESRVADMSGIDALSKLTERYQKAGKKLHLRHLSEDCRRLLKNAEQVIEVNIMEDPNYSVATDRLA; encoded by the coding sequence CCATGACAATGATTCCTGAATCACTCTCTTTTGCCATACTGGCTGGCTTCCCTCCTTTAGTGGGCCTTTATGCCGCTTTTATCATGGGTTTGGTTACAGCCGTACTTGGTGGCAGGCCTGGTATGGTATCAGGTGGAGCGGGTGCAACTGCAGTAGTGCTTATCGCCCTGATGCAATCGCACGGACTGGAATACGTATTTGCAGCAGTAGCATTGGCAGGTATTATACAAATACTAGTGGGTGTGTTTAAGTTGGGCAAGTTCATCCGTCTCGTACCGCAGCCGGTTATGTATGGCTTCGTGAACGGCCTGGCAGTAATCATTTTTATGTCTCAGGTAGAGCAATTTAAAGCTGTGGAAGACGGAACAGTTTCATGGTTATCAGGTTCGGCCTTATACATCATGGCTGGCTTAGTTGCTCTAACCATAGCTATTATCGTATTGCTGCCAAGAGTTACCAAAGCCGTACCTCCTTCATTGGTGGCAATCATAGTTGTTTTCTTGGTTGTTCTGGGCTTTGGCATAGACACTAAATTGGTGGCAGATATAGCTGGAGTTAGCGGTGCGCTTCCTCCTTTCCACATTCCGAGTGTACCATTTACACTTGAAACACTACAGGTAATATTCCCTTACGCCCTGATTATGGCAGGTGTAGGTCTAACAGAAAGCTTGCTAACTCTAAACCTTGTAGATGAAATTACAGGCACCAGAGGCCAGGGTAACAGAGAATGTGTGGCTCAGGGTAGTGCCAATCTTTTGAATGGCTTTTTCTATGGCATGGGTGGCTGCGCCATGATTGCCCAAACACTGGTAAACCTTTCTGCCGGTGCAAGAGCCCGACTTGCAGGCATAGTATCAGCTACCACCATCTTGGTTATTATACTTGTAGGTGCTCCTGTTATTGAGCGAGTGCCAATGGCCGCACTGGTAGGTGTTATGATTATGGTAGCTGTTGGCACGTTCGAGTGGATCAGCTTCAGGATCATTAACAAAATGCCAAAGCAGGATGTGTTTGTAGGCATTTTGGTGGCAGTAATTACTATATGGCTGCACAACCTTGCCCTGGCTGTACTAATTGGTGTGATTATCTCTGCCCTGGTTTTTGCCTGGGAGAGTGCCAAACGCATCAGAGCCAGAAAATACGTTGATGAGAATGGTGTAAAGCACTATGAAATATTCGGACCGTTATTCTTTGGCTCAGTTACGGCTTTCTCAGAGAAGTTTGATGTCCTTAACGACCCTGATGAGGTAATCGTTGATTTCAGGGAGAGCCGCGTTGCTGATATGTCAGGGATCGATGCCCTGAGCAAGCTAACAGAGCGCTACCAAAAAGCAGGCAAGAAGCTTCATCTAAGGCACCTGAGCGAAGACTGCAGGCGTTTGCTTAAGAATGCGGAGCAGGTAATTGAGGTGAACATTATGGAAGACCCTAATTACTCTGTAGCAACAGACAGATTAGCTTAA
- a CDS encoding serine hydrolase domain-containing protein codes for MNRKAKRFGLGTLLLLGLLAAWIHMADKNYVYKALVYNFADIDDNIIFDQREIDAPATPQPWPLARMYNRIQLPQELEQLHQELESVAFLVVKDDSILYEQYWDGYSDESLSNSFSMAKSIVSMLIGVAIKEGKIQSVEQPVADFLPEFKEGDKAKIKIKHLLWMSSGLNWDESYSNPLSMTTEAYYGSNLKEIIDRLEALEEPGQKWIYKSGDTQVLAFVLQKATGKSLSKYAEEKLWKPLGAAQDAEWSIDQPDGVEKAYCCFFSNARDFARLGKLYLHNGVWDGDTIVPSAYVQASLTPNGLTKASDGEKVDFYGYQWWLMPDYKGPNIFYARGILGQYIVVMPEKNIVIVRLGKQRGERLGEHPSEVMAMIDAVNEMVE; via the coding sequence ATGAACCGCAAAGCCAAACGCTTCGGGCTGGGCACACTATTATTGTTAGGCTTGCTAGCAGCTTGGATACACATGGCCGACAAAAACTACGTGTACAAGGCCCTTGTGTACAACTTCGCTGATATAGACGACAACATCATATTTGACCAGCGGGAGATTGACGCTCCGGCTACCCCTCAGCCTTGGCCATTAGCCAGGATGTACAACCGCATACAACTACCGCAGGAACTAGAGCAGTTGCACCAGGAGCTGGAGTCGGTAGCCTTTCTGGTAGTTAAGGATGATTCTATACTTTATGAGCAGTACTGGGATGGTTATTCAGATGAGTCGCTGAGTAATTCGTTCTCAATGGCTAAGAGCATTGTAAGTATGCTGATAGGGGTGGCCATAAAAGAGGGGAAAATTCAGAGTGTAGAGCAGCCAGTGGCGGATTTTCTGCCGGAGTTTAAAGAGGGCGATAAGGCAAAAATAAAGATCAAGCACCTGCTCTGGATGAGTTCCGGCCTTAACTGGGACGAGTCGTACAGCAATCCTCTTTCCATGACAACAGAGGCATACTATGGCTCTAACCTAAAGGAGATAATAGACAGGTTAGAAGCTTTAGAAGAGCCTGGCCAGAAGTGGATTTACAAGAGCGGCGACACACAGGTATTGGCGTTTGTGCTGCAGAAAGCCACCGGCAAAAGCCTGAGTAAGTATGCCGAAGAGAAGCTGTGGAAGCCTTTGGGAGCCGCTCAGGATGCAGAGTGGAGCATCGATCAGCCTGATGGCGTAGAGAAAGCGTATTGCTGTTTTTTCTCTAACGCCCGCGACTTTGCCCGCCTCGGAAAACTTTACCTGCACAACGGCGTTTGGGACGGCGATACCATTGTCCCATCTGCTTATGTACAAGCCTCACTTACTCCTAATGGCCTTACCAAAGCTTCTGATGGAGAGAAGGTAGATTTCTACGGCTACCAATGGTGGTTAATGCCTGATTATAAAGGGCCGAACATCTTCTATGCCCGAGGTATATTAGGGCAATACATTGTAGTAATGCCGGAGAAGAATATCGTAATAGTGCGGTTAGGAAAGCAGCGCGGCGAACGCTTGGGGGAACACCCTAGTGAGGTAATGGCTATGATAGACGCTGTGAATGAGATGGTAGAGTAG
- a CDS encoding PD40 domain-containing protein, whose translation MRFSNRILPLFILFLLAASALQAQPNVDSFGKSRIQYKSFNWKLYSTQNFNVYFYQNGQEGAVNAAAYAERELKRITSLIGYYPYSKITLILYNSPTDLLQSNIGLNNDQYQTGGETLFMKSKIELAYGGTQTEFKHDLNYQLTELLMNDMMYGGSLKEALQSSYLLRLPEWFISGVSAYTAEGWSIEMDSYMRDMLMKQDKPRPEKVFLKSPKLTGQSVWNYIAERYGYTAIQNILNLTRITRDVEIGITSSLNIPYKRFLQDWYNYYVQINTSSESPLVQLPDGAKLFKKNKEGHFYGKPTLSPDGALLAYVKNDNGIYKIFVRDVRTGKDRVVWRAGYKNLDQDVDFDMPVLAWRSNSQLGIIEARRGKMLLRQLDARSSYKFIPFYENLTTPAATLEQFVHVNSMAYSEDGQSLVISAVRNGQTDLFVLSANGRLQKQLTNDIFDDVDPVYLRNNGGIAFSSNRWNDSTASAIKPDFNSIVNNYDIFLLQQEGPDNSIQQLTSSIASEMMPRPTQDGNLVYLSEESGIRSIYNYDLATGTSTLATNFVESIKQYDYVPSANVLALVASDEGNSFVYLLPSYTPSTLSKLPQTSRQIILETRARTSQEAAAAANKRRLMEQEKKTRSGIREEGEINIEDYEFNEDQRQAMQQKRNTAPVRRASSGGSNVDLVGPLNYDLRFSVQEIITSVNADPLLGFGIVAGVEMSDLFENHRIRGTAFMRTDFETNNFFAEYMNLSNRVDLGVQFARSTLRGSLLNAPGSIVNFTKNELTPVLKYPFSHSTSLHLKPKFVSTRFTYKNDFSIPDTVEMFWGGNAELVYDNSVVTGVNQREGTRFKVGLLSLKGFESSRGNFSKFYADFRHYLKIHRQIVLATHLSYGRFFGNSTKKFLIGGMNNWLLADEDEEAELNDVQVNSPADLFYLEYITPLRGFNFNVRSGSNHLLANAELRIPIVQYLYNGPIASGFFRNLQLTAFADAGSAYSGANPFSGNNSINTRITGGTTDPLSVDKFDITVINYRNPFLVGYGFGARTTLLGVYGKLDVAWGEEEDNRVGPKFYVTLGYDF comes from the coding sequence ATGCGTTTTTCTAACAGAATCCTACCGCTGTTCATCCTCTTCCTTTTGGCGGCTTCTGCCTTGCAGGCGCAGCCAAACGTAGATTCTTTCGGTAAGAGCCGGATTCAGTACAAGAGCTTTAATTGGAAGCTTTACAGTACACAAAATTTCAATGTGTACTTCTACCAAAATGGGCAAGAGGGAGCTGTGAACGCAGCGGCTTATGCTGAAAGAGAACTAAAGCGCATTACCAGCCTGATTGGGTACTATCCCTACTCCAAAATCACGCTTATACTTTACAACTCACCTACCGATCTTCTCCAAAGTAACATAGGTCTGAATAACGACCAGTACCAGACCGGTGGAGAAACGCTCTTTATGAAAAGTAAAATAGAGCTGGCTTATGGAGGTACACAAACGGAGTTTAAGCACGACCTGAACTATCAGCTAACAGAGTTGCTGATGAACGACATGATGTACGGCGGCAGCCTGAAGGAGGCCCTGCAGAGCAGTTACCTGTTACGACTGCCGGAGTGGTTCATTAGTGGTGTGTCGGCGTATACTGCCGAAGGCTGGAGCATAGAAATGGACAGCTATATGCGCGACATGCTGATGAAGCAGGATAAACCGCGCCCTGAGAAGGTGTTCTTAAAAAGCCCAAAGCTTACGGGCCAGAGTGTCTGGAATTACATTGCTGAGCGCTACGGCTACACGGCTATCCAGAATATACTTAACCTGACCCGTATTACCCGCGATGTAGAGATTGGAATAACCAGCAGCCTGAACATACCTTACAAACGTTTCCTGCAGGACTGGTATAACTACTATGTGCAGATAAACACCAGCTCCGAAAGCCCGTTAGTGCAGCTACCTGATGGAGCAAAGCTGTTCAAGAAGAATAAAGAAGGCCATTTTTATGGTAAGCCTACATTAAGTCCTGATGGTGCGTTGCTGGCTTATGTAAAGAATGACAACGGCATCTATAAGATATTTGTTAGGGATGTGCGCACAGGCAAAGACCGTGTAGTATGGCGTGCAGGTTATAAGAATCTGGATCAGGATGTGGATTTTGACATGCCGGTGTTGGCATGGCGTTCTAACTCTCAGTTAGGAATAATTGAAGCCAGGAGAGGAAAGATGCTGCTGCGCCAGCTTGATGCCCGCAGTAGCTATAAGTTTATACCATTCTATGAGAATCTAACCACACCTGCTGCCACACTGGAACAGTTTGTTCATGTAAACAGCATGGCTTACTCTGAGGATGGGCAAAGCCTGGTAATAAGTGCCGTACGAAACGGGCAGACAGACTTGTTTGTGTTAAGTGCCAATGGCAGATTGCAGAAGCAGCTAACCAATGACATTTTTGATGATGTAGACCCTGTATACCTGCGCAACAACGGAGGCATTGCCTTTAGCTCTAACCGCTGGAATGATTCAACCGCGAGTGCCATCAAGCCAGACTTTAACAGCATCGTTAACAACTACGACATCTTTTTGCTACAGCAAGAGGGGCCTGATAATAGCATACAGCAGCTTACCAGCTCTATTGCCAGCGAAATGATGCCACGCCCTACGCAGGATGGAAACCTGGTGTACCTGAGCGAGGAAAGCGGAATTAGAAGTATATACAACTACGACTTAGCTACAGGCACAAGTACACTCGCTACAAACTTTGTAGAAAGTATAAAGCAGTACGACTATGTGCCGTCGGCAAATGTTCTGGCGCTGGTAGCCAGCGACGAGGGTAACAGCTTTGTATACCTGCTGCCTAGCTATACTCCTTCCACTCTTAGTAAACTGCCTCAAACGTCGCGCCAAATTATACTGGAAACACGCGCACGCACTAGTCAAGAAGCAGCCGCCGCAGCTAATAAGCGAAGGCTGATGGAACAGGAAAAGAAAACCAGAAGCGGGATACGTGAAGAAGGAGAGATCAACATCGAGGACTACGAGTTTAACGAAGATCAGCGGCAGGCAATGCAGCAGAAGCGGAACACGGCACCTGTGCGCAGAGCCAGCAGTGGCGGTAGCAACGTAGATCTTGTAGGCCCACTAAACTACGACCTGCGCTTTAGTGTGCAGGAGATTATTACCTCTGTAAATGCTGACCCGCTGCTGGGCTTCGGTATAGTGGCAGGCGTAGAAATGTCAGATCTGTTCGAGAACCACCGCATTCGGGGTACAGCCTTCATGCGCACCGACTTTGAGACGAACAATTTTTTTGCCGAATATATGAACCTGTCTAACCGGGTAGACCTTGGCGTGCAGTTCGCCCGGTCAACGCTTAGAGGTAGTTTATTGAATGCTCCTGGCTCTATAGTTAACTTCACAAAGAATGAGCTGACGCCTGTACTAAAGTATCCATTCAGCCACAGTACTAGCCTGCACCTGAAACCGAAGTTTGTTAGCACCCGCTTCACTTATAAAAACGATTTCTCTATACCGGATACAGTGGAAATGTTCTGGGGCGGTAATGCAGAGTTAGTGTATGACAACAGCGTTGTTACAGGTGTAAACCAGCGCGAGGGTACCCGCTTTAAAGTAGGCTTACTGTCGCTGAAAGGTTTTGAGAGTTCACGGGGCAACTTTAGCAAGTTCTATGCAGACTTCAGGCATTATCTTAAAATACACAGACAAATTGTGCTTGCCACGCACCTAAGTTACGGCAGGTTCTTCGGTAACTCAACCAAGAAGTTCCTGATTGGCGGTATGAACAACTGGCTGTTGGCCGATGAGGATGAGGAGGCCGAGCTAAACGATGTGCAGGTAAACTCTCCGGCAGACCTGTTCTACCTGGAGTATATTACACCTCTTAGAGGCTTTAACTTTAACGTGCGCAGCGGTAGCAACCACTTGCTGGCTAATGCTGAGCTACGCATTCCGATTGTACAGTACCTTTACAACGGACCAATTGCCTCTGGTTTTTTTCGTAACCTGCAGTTAACTGCCTTTGCTGATGCAGGTTCTGCCTATAGTGGAGCCAACCCATTCTCGGGCAACAACTCCATTAACACACGCATCACTGGCGGTACTACTGATCCCCTAAGCGTTGACAAGTTCGATATTACGGTTATCAACTACCGTAACCCATTCCTTGTAGGCTATGGCTTTGGTGCCCGCACTACGCTGTTGGGTGTATACGGTAAGTTGGATGTAGCTTGGGGAGAGGAAGAAGACAATCGCGTAGGTCCTAAGTTTTATGTAACACTGGGCTACGACTTCTAA
- a CDS encoding NAD(P)/FAD-dependent oxidoreductase has product MKYDFIVVGHGLAGAILSYTLRKQGHRVLVIDEPRPSAASRVAAGLLNPVAGKRFAKSWLADTFIPAADAFYDELEQHFHQPLFIHKPIYKIFSSIEEQNTWMAKSAGTNWNDYILSTHTQSINQPDIDDPFGGIMIGRGGYLQVTEMLDLLTQEVLEQKLMLPERFEIEKLQLTEGGVRYKEDEAKHLIFCEGFQVVNNPYFKWLPIQPTKGEVLEVQTENYTPECIYNKAVYVVPVGNGRFKIGATYNWRQPDEEPSPEGQEELTERFRQITSQPFQVTEHLAGIRPAVRDRRPLVGLHPQYPQLSVFNGMGSKGVLMAPYLAQQFAAALAGTEEVMPEIHIFRYLSLYYDYIEQQNQQL; this is encoded by the coding sequence ATGAAATACGATTTTATAGTGGTAGGGCACGGTTTGGCCGGTGCTATCCTGAGCTATACATTACGCAAGCAAGGGCACCGGGTGTTGGTAATAGATGAGCCCCGGCCTAGTGCCGCCTCACGCGTAGCCGCCGGTCTGCTGAACCCGGTAGCAGGCAAGCGCTTTGCCAAATCCTGGCTGGCGGATACCTTTATACCTGCCGCGGATGCGTTTTACGATGAGCTGGAGCAACACTTCCATCAACCTTTGTTCATCCATAAGCCTATCTACAAGATTTTCTCCTCCATAGAGGAACAGAACACCTGGATGGCCAAGAGTGCCGGTACCAACTGGAATGACTACATTCTGTCTACGCACACGCAAAGTATAAATCAACCGGATATAGATGACCCATTCGGAGGCATCATGATTGGGAGGGGTGGTTACCTGCAGGTAACTGAGATGCTGGATTTGCTGACGCAGGAGGTACTCGAGCAAAAGCTAATGTTGCCGGAACGATTTGAGATAGAGAAGCTGCAACTAACTGAGGGCGGTGTGCGCTATAAGGAAGATGAAGCTAAGCACCTGATTTTCTGTGAGGGGTTTCAGGTGGTAAATAATCCATACTTTAAATGGCTGCCTATACAACCCACCAAAGGAGAGGTGCTGGAAGTACAAACGGAGAATTATACTCCTGAATGCATCTATAACAAAGCTGTTTACGTTGTTCCGGTAGGTAATGGGCGCTTTAAGATAGGAGCCACCTACAATTGGCGCCAACCCGACGAAGAGCCTAGTCCGGAAGGGCAGGAGGAGCTAACAGAGCGATTCAGGCAGATTACCTCGCAACCGTTTCAAGTAACCGAACATTTGGCAGGCATAAGGCCAGCCGTACGAGATCGACGGCCGCTGGTGGGGCTACATCCGCAGTACCCACAGCTGAGCGTGTTCAATGGCATGGGCTCTAAGGGTGTTTTGATGGCACCTTACCTGGCACAGCAGTTTGCTGCAGCACTTGCCGGGACAGAAGAGGTAATGCCGGAGATACACATTTTTAGATATTTATCGTTATATTACGACTACATAGAACAACAGAACCAGCAACTCTAA
- a CDS encoding MBL fold metallo-hydrolase has protein sequence MKVTCLTFNPFQENTYLLHDDSKECVIVDPGCYERREQDQLKKYIEDNGLKVVRLLNTHCHIDHVLGNKFVADTYGVGLEIHQEDEQVLRAVPTYASNYGFPQYAEQLPASYLKEGDTVKFGNTALEVIFAPGHAPGHVVFYNKTDRTVIGGDVLFQGSIGRTDLPGGDFDTLIQSIRTKLFTLPDEVTVYPGHGPETTIGYEKKYNPFLR, from the coding sequence ATGAAGGTTACCTGCCTTACTTTTAACCCCTTTCAGGAGAACACTTACCTACTGCACGATGACAGCAAAGAGTGTGTAATAGTAGACCCTGGTTGTTATGAGCGCAGGGAGCAGGACCAGCTAAAAAAGTACATCGAAGACAATGGGCTAAAAGTAGTTCGCCTTCTTAACACCCACTGCCACATAGACCATGTGCTGGGCAATAAATTTGTAGCCGACACATATGGTGTAGGCCTGGAAATACACCAGGAGGACGAGCAGGTGCTACGTGCCGTACCTACTTATGCCTCCAACTATGGCTTTCCGCAGTATGCAGAACAACTGCCAGCCTCCTACCTTAAAGAGGGTGACACGGTAAAGTTTGGCAACACCGCACTGGAAGTGATCTTTGCGCCAGGCCATGCGCCAGGCCACGTGGTATTCTATAATAAGACTGATAGAACTGTTATTGGTGGCGATGTACTCTTCCAGGGCAGCATTGGCCGCACCGACCTGCCCGGCGGCGACTTCGACACGCTTATCCAAAGTATAAGAACAAAGCTTTTCACTCTGCCTGATGAGGTAACGGTTTACCCTGGCCACGGTCCGGAAACCACCATCGGCTATGAGAAAAAGTATAACCCCTTTTTACGGTAG
- the pssA gene encoding CDP-diacylglycerol--serine O-phosphatidyltransferase, translating to MKKHIPNAITCLNLFSGCLALYFAFKGELIYTAYLVGIAAVFDFLDGMVARLMGAYSEIGKQLDSLADMVSFGVVPGTVMFILLQRAEASFLSIPADVAPFFGFLITIFSALRLAKFNIDTRQTTSFIGLPTPACTLFVASLPLILETEGLLAFEIILNPVVLLVLTIVLSYLLVAELPLFALKFKNFTWQDNSIRFVFLGLSVILAVVLKFAAIPLIIVLYVLLSVIKKTSQTS from the coding sequence ATGAAAAAGCACATTCCAAACGCTATTACCTGCCTCAACCTCTTTTCTGGTTGTTTGGCGTTATACTTTGCTTTCAAAGGAGAATTGATTTACACCGCTTACCTGGTGGGCATTGCCGCCGTTTTCGACTTCTTGGATGGCATGGTGGCCCGGCTAATGGGTGCCTATTCAGAGATCGGTAAGCAACTGGACTCACTTGCCGACATGGTATCTTTTGGTGTGGTACCAGGCACTGTTATGTTCATACTTCTGCAGCGTGCTGAAGCTTCTTTTTTAAGTATACCTGCCGATGTAGCGCCCTTCTTCGGGTTCCTCATTACTATTTTCTCTGCCTTACGACTGGCTAAGTTTAACATCGACACCCGCCAAACCACCTCATTTATAGGGTTGCCAACGCCAGCCTGTACCCTGTTTGTGGCATCACTGCCACTTATCCTGGAAACAGAAGGTCTGCTAGCTTTTGAGATCATCCTGAACCCGGTGGTGCTGCTGGTGCTGACCATAGTTTTGTCTTACCTGCTAGTTGCTGAGTTGCCATTGTTTGCTCTCAAGTTCAAGAACTTTACCTGGCAAGATAACTCTATCCGCTTTGTTTTCCTGGGCTTATCGGTTATCCTGGCGGTTGTACTAAAGTTCGCGGCCATACCATTGATTATAGTGCTGTACGTACTTTTGTCTGTCATCAAAAAAACATCCCAAACATCATAA